One window of Papaver somniferum cultivar HN1 chromosome 9, ASM357369v1, whole genome shotgun sequence genomic DNA carries:
- the LOC113311686 gene encoding E3 ubiquitin-protein ligase SDIR1-like — protein MSFIFRRTRSGDIESGFPGFIPEPSQVRVHVAGRPVNTNSVAFLVTVILLFMILNSYQMSYNLFLWLVLGVFLMATGFRMYATCQQLQAHVSAARGLLGHTEFRLHMPPSIAFATRGRLEGLRFQLARLEREFDDFDYEIFRFLDSVNGSYAESLSEEEINALPVHQYEIAGRQGESSTVQPAPVEPEQIKSDTVKPDVIVKSTEDGLTCSVCLEQVDVGEIVRRLPCLHQFHANCVDPWLRKQGTCPLCKFRAGIK, from the coding sequence ATGAGTTTCATTTTCCGCAGGACAAGATCAGGAGATATAGAAAGCGGTTTTCCGGGATTTATTCCTGAACCAAGCCAAGTGCGTGTTCATGTTGCAGGTCGGCCGGTGAACACCAATTCAGTGGCTTTTCTTGTAACAGTTATTTTGTTGTTCATGATACTAAATTCATATCAGATGTCATATAACTTATTCCTATGGCTTGTTCTTGGGGTCTTTTTGATGGCCACAGGTTTTAGGATGTATGCAACTTGCCAGCAACTTCAGGCTCATGTTTCCGCTGCTCGTGGCTTGCTAGGACATACTGAGTTTCGGTTGCATATGCCACCATCCATAGCTTTTGCAACTAGAGGACGTTTAGAGGGTCTCAGATTTCAACTTGCGCGTCTTGAAAGGGAATTCGATGACTTCGACTATGAAATTTTTCGATTTCTGGATTCTGTTAATGGCTCGTACGCAGAATCCCTGAGTGAGGAAGAAATAAATGCGCTTCCTGTTCATCAGTACGAGATTGCTGGACGGCAAGGTGAAAGTTCAACGGTACAACCTGCCCCCGTTGAACCTGAGCAAATAAAGTCAGACACTGTTAAGCCGGATGTAATCGTGAAAAGCACAGAGGATGGACTTACATGTAGTGTTTGCTTGGAGCAAGTCGATGTGGGAGAAATTGTCCGTCGGTTGCCATGCTTGCATCAGTTTCATGCTAATTGCGTTGACCCATGGCTTCGGAAACAGGGTACATGCCCTTTGTGCAAGTTCAGAGCTGGGATTAAATGA
- the LOC113311687 gene encoding UPF0481 protein At3g47200-like, with protein MGSWSIAIDTPPNVVSIGPYYNGKRHLKQMQALKRIALSHFIDRTNKPIECYTSKLIKHVDQMKASYKYLDRTAWHDNDDKFIEMMMLDGCFILEFLDIADKFPYYYSDPMFSCHVFVLNYDLVMQDLFMENNQLPYMVLATLWSIGFPDNEKHEGRGFLSKMMSVIKYPDPCFDQVLHYVKGAMEQYALEGKRRICCASELYQSGARFVQAPFSDTEFISENGILKLPSTSKLRSLL; from the coding sequence ATGGGATCCTGGAGCATAGCCATAGATACCCCACCCAATGTTGTTTCCATTGGTCCTTACTACAATGGTAAACGTCACCTGAAACAAATGCAAGCTCTTAAAAGAATAGCACTTTCTCACTTCATAGACCGAACCAACAAGCCCATCGAATGCTACACATCTAAACTGATTAAGCATGTGGATCAAATGAAGGCTTCCTACAAATATCTAGACCGGACAGCTTGGCACGATAATGATGACAAATTCATTGAGATGATGATGTTAGATGGATGCTTCATTCTTGAATTCTTGGATATTGCTGATAAGTTTCCGTATTATTACAGTGATCCCATGTTTAGTTGCCATGTTTTCGTCTTGAACTATGATCTAGTGATGCAAGACTTGTTTATGGAGAACAATCAGTTGCCATATATGGTACTTGCGACGTTGTGGTCGATTGGGTTCCCCGACAATGAGAAACATGAGGGGCGCGGATTCTTATCCAAGATGATGTCTGTCATTAAGTACCCAGACCCATGCTTTGATCAGGTGCTGCATTATGTGAAAGGAGCAATGGAACAATATGCACTGGAGGGGAAAAGACGCATATGTTGTGCGTCAGAGCTTTACCAGTCTGGAGCCAGATTTGTGCAGGCGCCCTTCTCTGATACCGAGTTCATCAGTGAAAACGGAATCCTCAAACTTCCATCTACGAGCAAGCTGAGGAGCCTACTGTAG
- the LOC113309585 gene encoding uncharacterized protein LOC113309585: MSNSKWKKIWPIHDNTRSVKVQLVIHDLKTLQIPSGLTEDISAAENLIVRIEWKGLKNGRALLPKGAPKNCTSRQGIKPDGSVNWDEGFDHDCKIKLMDDSQSFKSWFIHLEVQEMNQKTNALASVLAKAEIDIAEFVSATTSKSTISLPVNCTFRGTTAEATLTMELNFFDVQSKGSNGSVYPLASCMRLPQHHRKTSKDFDDRPEKNEASTSTSPPKHSIDSSAISQGEEEPALGYRNLNATNILLVDLDNTKTESVKEGKREQLPADQQIKAPRAKLIRRLSWNRKKPLNFRSLSHPRDTPLLNKSNGEGGGDDIDNDRRYQLIPPEQNPVQDNTTKVSNNAFQDSEFAGSDRFEIGDWEEKKLVSRDGKIELVTKVFLASIDQRSEKAAGESACAVLVAVIAYWLHQNPRNLPLKCELDKLVREGSSEWRNLCEKEIHWNTFADRHFDLDTVLQEKIRPLSVVTEKSYVGFFKVSDNAEHLEYMQGALSFDDIWEELQKNEATSEEQVYILSWNDHFFVLKVEAETIYIIDTLGERLYEGCDKAYILMFNKDSRISRILPKESTGNTKTKEKAETKAKSKEKAETKAKSKDKAETNVKSKEKAEADAEAAGRQVGDETPREIISEGKAACKDYIKEFLASLPLRELQEEIERGGTVQSSLHHRLQIDCHYTAPCT; encoded by the exons ATGAGTAATAGTAAGTGGAAGAAGATTTGGCCAATTCATGACAACACAAGGAGCGTTAAGGTCCAGCTTGTGATTCATGATTTGAAAACTTTGCAGATACCTTCTGGTTTGACAGAAGATATCAGTGCTGCTGAGAATTTGATTGTCAGGATAGAATGGAAAGGTTTGAAAAACGGAAGAGCTTTACTGCCCAAAGGAGCGCCGAAGAATTGCACGTCAAGGCAGGGGATCAAACCCGACGGCAGTGTCAACTGGGATGAAGGGTTTGACCATGACTGTAAGATTAAATTGATGGATGATTCCCAGAGTTTCAAAAGCTGGTTCATACACCTTGAGGTTCAA GAAATGAATCAGAAAACGAATGCTTTAGCTTCGGTGCTCGCCAAAGCTGAGATTGATATAGCCGAATTTGTATCAGCAACTACGTCGAAGAGCACAATCAGTTTACCAGTCAACTGCACTTTCAGAGGCACTACAGCGGAAGCAACCTTGACG ATGGAACTCAATTTCTTTGACGTCCAAAGCAAAGGGAGCAATGGGTCAGTGTACCCACTAGCTTCATGCATGAGGCTTCCTCAACATCATCGGAAAACATCCAAAGACTTTGATGATCGTCCGGAGAAGAATGAAGCTAGCACGTCTACGTCTCCTCCTAAGCactcaattgattcttctgcaaTATCACAAGGCGAGGAGGAGCCTGCACTAGGTTACAGGAATCTGAATGCAACAAATATCCTCCTTGTAGACCTTGATAATACCAAGACTGAAAGCGTCAAAGAAGGTAAAAGGGAACAACTCCCAGCGGATCAGCAGATTAAAGCACCTCGTGCCAAACTGATCAGACGCCTTTCATGGAACAGAAAAAAACCGCTGAACTTCAGAAGCCTTAGTCATCCTAGAGACACCCCACTGCTGAACAAAAGCAATGGTGAGGGTGGAGGGGATGATATCGACAACGATCGACGCTACCAGTTGATACCCCCGGAACAAAATCCAGTTCAGGACAACACTACTAAAGTCAGCAACAATGCCTTCCAGGATTCTGAGTTTGCAGGCAGTGACCGGTTTGAGATTGGGGattgggaagaaaaaaaattggtaaGCAGAGATGGAAAAATTGAACTAGTTACCAAGGTATTCCTTGCTTCCATTGACCAGCGGAGTGAAAAAGCTGCGGGCGAGAGTGCCTGTGCAGTTCTTGTTGCTGTGATTGCTTACTGGCTGCACCAAAATCCGAGAAACCTGCCACTCAAATGCGAGCTGGATAAATTGGTACGGGAAGGCTCTTCAGAATGGAGAAATCTCTGCGAGAAGGAGATTCACTGGAATACATTTGCAGACCGGCATTTTGACCTTGACACTGTGTTACAGGAAAAGATACGACCACTATCTGTGGTTACGGAGAAGTCGTATGTAGGTTTCTTCAAAGTCAGTGATAACGCTGAGCACCTGGAGTATATGCAAGGTGCTCTGTCTTTTGATGATATATGGGAGGAGCTCCAGAAAAATGAAGCAACTTCCGAAGAACAAGTTTACATATTGAGCTGGAACGACCACTTTTTTGTTCTGAAGGTAGAAGCTGAAACAATTTACATAATTGACACGCTAGGGGAGAGGCTATACGAGGGCTGTGACAAAGCCTACATTTTGATGTTCAATAAAGATAGTAGAATCTCAAGAATTTTGCCAAAAGAAAGCACCGGAAATACGAAAACAAAGGAAAAGGCGGAGACTAAGGCAAAATCGAAGGAAAAGGCAGAGACTAAGGCAAAATCAAAGGATAAGGCAGAGACTAATGTGAAATCAAAGGAAAAGGCAGAGGCTGATGCGGAGGCTGCTGGCAGACAAGTGGGCGACGAAACACCAAGAGAAATAATAAGTGAAGGAAAAGCTGCTTGCAAAGATTATATCAAGGAATTTCTAGCATCTCTTCCACTGAGAGAACtgcaagaagaaattgaaagaggaGGGACGGTACAATCTTCACTACATCACAGGCTGCAAATTGACTGCCACTACACTGCTCCTTGCACTTAG
- the LOC113307580 gene encoding sporulation protein RMD1-like → MLGVRNSLKLFTIKSSPSIIIKPCLIIPKNTIRCFSCPRTTTQFFSNRNLGFVSVNRNGSGDVSIRGFSSAAASASTNPVELNDSASFSGVVYDTVEEIRASIPVRSFFLSTSIDLRSLIDWNKANHIPPTSRMTNYAVLRFGDTNSNPHDLEASLSGSDYCYMVVFQYGSAVLFNIKDSDVDGYLKIIERHASGLLPEMRKDEYEVREIPNLQTWMEGGLDYIMLQYVNIDGIRTIGSVLGQSIALDYYVRQVDGMVAEFTDINRGMEKTGTFTMERKKLFQLVGKANSNLADVILKLGLFERSDIAWKDAKYAQIWEYLRDEFELTQRFQTLDFKLKFVEHNIRFLQEILQNRKSDFLEWLIIILIGAEILISVYDIAHRSAITSL, encoded by the exons ATGTTAGGAGTTCGTAATTCTCTGAAGCTTTTTACAATCAAATCATCACCATCTATTATTATAAAACCTTGTCTCATTATACCTAAGAATACAATTCGTTGTTTCTCTTGTCCAAGAACAACAACTCAATTTTTCAGTAATCGGAATCTAGGCTTTGTTTCTGTTAATAGAAATGGTAGTGGTGATGTGAGTATTCGTGGgttttcttctgctgctgcttctgCTTCGACTAATCCAGTTGAATTGAATGATTCAGCTTCGTTTTCAGGGGTTGTGTATGATACTGTTGAGGAAATTAGAGCTTCTATTCCTGTTAGATCTTTTTTTCTATCTACCAG TATTGATTTGAGAAGTTTGATTGATTGGAATAAAGCTAATCACATTCCGCCTACTTCAAGAATGACTAACTATGCTGTTCTTCGATTTGGGGATACCAATTCAAATCCTCAT GACTTGGAGGCTAGCTTAAGTGGGAGCGATTACTGTTATATGGTAGTTTTTCAATATGGATCTGCTGTTTTATTTAATATTAAAGATAGCGACGTTGATGGGTATCTGAAAATCATAGAGAGACATGCTTCAGGGTTGCTTCCAGAAATGAGGAAAGATG AATATGAGGTGAGAGAGATCCCAAATTTGCAGACTTGGATGGAAGGCGGGTTAGACTATATAATGTTGCAGTACGTAAACATtgatgggattcgtacaattggTAGCGTTCTTGGGCAAAGTATTGCTCTTGATTACTATGTCCGGCAG GTTGATGGGATGGTTGCAGAATTTACAGACATTAATCGTGGAATGGAGAAAACAGGAACCTTTACCATGGAAAGAAAAAAGCTATTTCAACTTGTGGGGAAAGCGAATTCTAATCTTGCTGATGTTATTCTTAAGCTTGGGCTTTTTGAGAG ATCAGACATTGCCTGGAAAGATGCTAAGTATGCCCAAATATGGGAGTACCTTCGGGATGAATTTGAATTGACTCAAAGATTTCAAACCCTTGATTTTAAGTTAAAGTTTGTCGAG CACAATATTCGCTTTTTACAGGAAATTCTTCAGAATAGGAAATCAGATTTCCTGGAGTGGCTTATCATTATACTTATAGGAGCAGAGATTCTCATCTCAGTATATGACATAGCCCACAGGTCAGCTATAACCTCGCTTTAG